CGGACCCCGGCCTCGCGGGTGTAGGAGCGGATGACCTCCGTCAGCGCGTCGTCCGAGACCGAGAATTCGCCCTTCTTCAGGCCGTGATTCTGCACCTGCTTGTCCAGAAGGTGCGATTTGGCGATCTCGCGCTTCTCATCCTCGGTGTAACCGGCCAGCGGAATGATCTCCATCCGGTCCAGAAGCGGGCCCGGCATGTTGTAGGAGTTCGCCGTGGTCAGGAACATCACGTTCGACAGATCGTATTCCACCTCGAGATAGTGGTCGACGAAGCTGCCATTCTGCTCCGGGTCCAGCACCTCCAGCATCGCCGATGCCGGATCGCCGCGATAATCCTGCCCCATCTTGTCGATTTCATCGAGCAGGATGAGCGGGTTCGTGGTCTTGGCCTTCTTCAGCGCCTGAATGATCTTCCCGGGCATGGAGCCGATATAGGTCCGGCGGTGGCCGCGGATCTCGGATTCGTCGCGCACGCCGCCAAGGCTGATGCGGATGAACTCGCGCCCCGTCGCCTTCGCAACCGACTTGCCGAGAGAGGTCTTGCCCACACCCGGAGGGCCGACGAGGCACAGGATCGGCCCCTTCAGCTTGGTCGCGCGGGCCTGCACGGCAAGGTATTCGGTGATCCGTTCCTTGACCTTCTCCAGCCCGTGGTGATCGGCATCGAGGATCGCCTGCGCCTTGCCGATGTCTTTCTTGACCTTCGACTTCACGCCCCACGGCACGCCCAGAAGCCAGTCGAGATAGTTCCGCACGACGGTCGCCTCGGCGCTCATCGGGGACATCGATTTCAGCTTCTTGATCTCGGCATCCGCCTTCTCGCGGGCCTCTTTCGATAGCTTGGTCTTGGCGATGCGCGCTTCGAGTTCGGCGACCTCGTTCTGGCCGTCCTCGCCATCGCCGAGCTCCTTCTGAATGGCCTTCATCTGCTCATTCAGGTAATACTCGCGCTGCGTCTTCTCCATCTGGTTCTTGACGCGCGACTTGATGCGTTTCTCGACCTGAAGGACGCTCATCTCGCCCTGCATATGGCCGTAGATGCCTTCCAACCGCTCACCGATGTCCAGCGTTTCCAGAAGCGCCTGCTTCTGCGCGACATCGACCCCCAGATGGCCAGCCACCAGATCGGCCAGACGCGCCGGGTCGCGCGATTCGGACACCGCCGACAGCGCCTCTTCGGGGATGTTCTTCTTGATCTTGGCGTAGCGTTCGAATTCATCCGCGACGGCGCGCAGCATGGCGTCCACCGTTTCGGCATCGCCCGCGGTCTCTTCCATCGCCTCGGCGCGCGCCTCGAAGAAGCGGTCATTCTCGATGAAATCGGTGATGCGCACGCGCGTCTTGCCCTCGACCAGCACCTTCACGGTGCCATCGGGCAGTTTCAGCAGTTGCAGCACATTGGCCAAAACGCCCGTGCGGTAGATACCGTCATCGCCCGGATCGTCCACCGAAGGATCCATCTGCGCGGAAAGCAGGATCTGGCGATCCTCGGACATGACCTCTTCCAGCGCGCGAACCGATTTCTCCCGGCCCACGAACAGCGGCACGATCATGTGCGGAAACACCACGATGTCGCGCAGGGGCAACACGGGATAGCTCGGTGCAAGTGTCTCGTTCATCTCTGGTCCTTTCGCAAGAAGGCGCTGGCCCCGGTCATCGGCGACACCCGGCCCTCCCCGGATCTGAGCATCCTATCTGGTGATGCGCCCGGCCGGAGTCAACCGCTCCGCCGGGCGCCGGACCCCCGCCGTCAGTCCAGTTGGGCCAGCGTCGGATAGTCCGTATAGCCTTCCGCACCACCACCATAGAGCTTGTCCTTGGGCAGCGGGTTCAGCGGCGCATCCTGCGCCAGACGCTCCGCAAGGTCGGGGGTGGAGATGTAGGGCCGCCCGAAGGACACCATGTCGCCTTCGGCCGCGATCGCATCGGCGCGGTCGTGATAGCCGTTATTGGCGATATAGACGCCCTTATAGGCCGAACGCAGCGCCTCGATGCCGCCCTCGGGCCAGTCGCGCGGGCCGCCGGTCTGCCCCTCGACCACCTCGAGGAAGGCAAGGCCATGCGCGTTGATGACATCGATCACCTTGGCGAAGAGCGCCGCCGTATCGCTGTCGATGCCGACATTGTTGGCGTTCGACCACGGCGAGATGCGGATGCCGGTGCGGCCCGCACCCATGACCGAGACGACCGCCCCGATGATCTCGTCCAGCAGACGGACGCGATTCTCGATGGAGCCGCCATAGGCGTCGTCGCGATGGTTGGTGGTGTCGCGCAGGAACTGGTCGATCAGGTAGCCGTTCGCCGCGTGGATCTCCACCGCGTCGAAACCGGCGGCCTTGGCATTGGCCGCAGCCGTGCGCCAATCCTCGACGATGCGGGCGATCTCGTCCGTTTCCAGCGCACGGGGCACCGAGGTTTCGATCATGTTCGTGCCGTCGAAGGTCTTGCCATTGGCGCCGATCGCCGAGGGCGCAACGGGCGGCTTGCCATCCAGCAGCACTTCGTGGCTGATGCGGCCCACATGCCACAGCTGGATGGCGATCTTGCCACCGGCCGCATGGACGGCATCGGTCACGCGCTTCCAGCCGGTGACCTGCGCTTCGGAATAGATGCCCGGCGTCCACGCATAGCCCTTCCCTTCGGGAGAGATCTGCGAGCCTTCGGTGATGATGAGACCGGCACCGGCGCGCTGGCGGTAATACTCCTCCGCCAGATCGCTGGGCACGTCGCCATCGGGGTTCGCGCGGTTGCGCGTCAGCGGGGCCATCGCGATGCGGTTCTTCAGTTGAAGATCACCGACGGTGATGGGATCGAATAGATTGGCGGGCATGGTCGTCTCCTTACTAGAGAAGCGAAGATATGCCGACGGCGCGCCCGCACAAGTCACAGGATGTCGATATCGCCCTCGGCACGCGTGGCATGGAAATCGCGCACGAAAGCCGCAAGCGCCTCGGCAGCGATCGCATCGCGCAGCCCCTGCATCAATTCCTGATAGTAATGCAGGTTGTGCCATGTCAGCAGCATGGAGCCGATGATCTCCTGCGCGCGGATGACATGGTGCAGATAGCCGCGCGAATAGCTGCGGCAGGCCGGGCAGCCACATTCCTCATCCAGCGGGCGCGGATCGTCGGCATGGCGGGCGTTGCGCAGGTTCACGACGCCGCGGCGCGTGAAGGCCTGCCCCGTCCGCCCCGAGCGGGACGGAAGCACGCAGTCCATCATGTCGATCCCGCGTTCGACCGCGCCCACGATGTCGTCGGGCTTGCCGACCCCCATCAGATAGCGCGGCTTTTCCTCCGGCAGCATGTTGGGCGCGTAATCGAGGACATCGAACATCATCTTCTGCCCCTCGCCCACCGCAAGGCCGCCGACCGCGTAGCCGTCGAAATCGATGGCGCGCAGCTTCTCGGCGCTTTCGGCGCGCTGATCGGGGAAGACGCTGCCCTGCTGAATGCCGAACAGCGCATGGCCCGGACGATCGCCGAAGGCATCGCGCGAGCGCTGCGCCCACCGCATCGACAGCTCCATCGACTTCCGGGCCGTCTTCTCATCGGCCGGGAACGGCGTGCATTCGTCGAAGGCCATCACGATATCGGAGCCGAGCAGACGCTGGATCTCCATGCTGCGTTCGGGCGTCAGGTGATGGCTGGAGCCGTCGATATGGCTCTTGAAGCGCACCCCCTCCTCGGTCAGCTTGCGCAAAGCGGTCAGACTCATCACCTGAAAACCGCCGGAGTCGGTCAGGATCGGCCGCTCCCAGTTCATGAAGCGGTGCAGACCGCCCAGCCGGGCGATACGCTCGGCCGTAGGCCGCAGCATCAGGTGATAGGTGTTGCCGAGCAGAATATCCGCGCCGGTAGCACGGACATTTTCGGGCAGCATGGCCTTTACGGTTGCCGCCGTACCCACGGGCATGAAGGCCGGGGTGCGGATCTCCCCCCTCGGGGTGGAGATTACGCCCGTGCGCGCTTTGCCGTCGGTGGCGAGCCTGCGAAAACTGACTGTCATGCGCTTTCCTTTGCGCCAAAAACGCGTCTTTGGGAAGGGGGACGATGCGGCAGTGACACATCGCGCCGCGCCGCATGCACCCTCCCCCCACAGACAAATTGCGCAGATGTCGATTCAGCGCTACACGCGCAAGATCGACTTGTCCGTGCCGGACCACGCTCCGAATGGCAGCACCTTAGGGAGGAACATCGTTGCACTTCGAACCCACAGCAGGGGAGCTGCCAAAGCCGCGTCCCTTCTACACCCATCTCTACTTCCAGGTGATCGTCGCGATCATCCTCGGCATTCTGCTCGGACACTTCTATCCGACATTCGCCGCGCAGCTGAAACCGCTGGGCGACGCCTTCATCAAACTGGTGAAGATGATCATCGCGCCGGTGATCTTCCTGACCGTCTCCACCGGCATCGCCGGGATGAGCGACATGAAGAAGGTCGGCCGCGTCGCGGGCAAGGCGATGATCTACTTCCTCACCTTCTCCACGCTGGCGCTGATCATCGGCCTCGTGGTCGCGAACCTGTTGCATCCGGGTTCGGGGATGAACATCGATCCGGCCACGCTGGATACCGCCGCCGTCAACGACTACGCCGCCAAGGCGCATGAGACGACGGTCACCGGCTTCTTGATGAACATCATCCCGACGACGCTGGTCGGCGCCTTCGCGCAGGGCGACATCCTGCAGGTGCTGTTCATCTCGGTGCTGTTCGGCATCTCGCTCGCCATCGTCGGCGAGAAGGCGCGTCCGGTGACGGAGTTCCTGACCTCGCTGACCTTCCCGATCTTCAAACTGGTCGGCATCCTGATGAAGGCGGCTCCGATCGGTGCCTTCGGCGCGATGGCCTTCACCATCGGGCGCTACGGCCTCGAATCGGTGATCAACCTCGCCTTCCTCGTGCTGTGCTTCTACGCCACGGCCCTGCTCTTCGTCATCGTCGTGCTGGGAGCGGTCGCGCGCTACAACGGCTTCTCCATCTTCAAGCTGATCAAGTACATCAAGGAGGAACTCCTCCTCGTGCTCGGCACCTCCTCCTCCGAGGCGGCGCTGCCTTCGCTGCTGCAAAAGATGGAACGGGCGGGCGCGTCGCGTTCGGTCGTGGGCCTGGTCGTGCCGACCGGCTATTCGTTCAACCTCGACGGTACGAACATCTACATGACGCTGGCGGCGCTGTTCATCGCGCAGGCCACCAACACCGACCTGACCCTCGGTCAGGAGATCCTGCTGCTGCTGGTCGCGATGCTGTCCTCGAAGGGGGCTGCGGGCATCACGGGCGCTGGCTTCATCACGCTGGCCGCAACGCTGTCGGTCGTGCCGACCGTCCCGCTGGCGGGCATGGCGCTGATCCTCGGCGTGGACCGCTTCATGTCCGAATGCCGCGCCCTGACGAACTTCGTCGGCAACGCGGTCGCGACCCTCGTCGTCGCCCGCTGGGAAGGCGAGCTGGACATGGACAAGCTGCACGCCGCCCTGAACGGCGAGCCGGAGCCCGTCGCCACCATGACGCCCCCGCGGAACGTCATGCCGGGGCTGCAGGAACAACCGCTGACTTCGACCGACTGATATGGAAAAGCCGCCCGGAGGCGGCTTCTTCCACGGCACAGACAAGAAAGCCGCCCCTCGGGGCGGCTTTTCCTTTGGATCACTCGGCGGGGTGGCGGTGCTTGCGTTCGGCCGCGCTGCGTTCCATCTGCCGGTCGAAGCGCCGGGACATCAGATGCGCCGCATAGACCCCGCACCCGCCCAAGGCGAGCGCGACAAAGGGGAATCCGTAGTTGAGAAAAGCCGTCATATCGAAGCCTCCTTCCTCAGATACCTAAGAACATAGAGCGCTAGGACATGAAAAACCAGCCCCACCGCAACCCAGAGAAAGAGTGACAGCCCCGTGACCGTCACCCCCTCCGCCAGCGGGCGCAGCACACCGACCGCGATCAGGCCGATGCCGACGGCGTTCAGGAACGCCGCCATCAGCTTCATCCGCTCGTTATGACACGCGAGCGGATCGCGCTGCATCAGAGGCCGAGCTTCTTCAGCACGATCTCGTTGACCACCTGCGGTGCGGCCTTCCCGCCCGAGGCCTTGATGACCTGACCGACGAACCAGCCCGCCAGCTTGGGGTTGGCCTTGGCCTTTTCCACCTGCGCGGGGTTGGCGGCGATGATCTCGTCCACCGCCGTTTCGATCGCGCCGGTATCGGTGACCTGCTTCATGCCGCGCGCGGCCGCGATCTCGGCCGGGTCGCCACCTTCGGTCCAGACGATCTCGAACAGATCCTTGGCCATCTTGCCCGAGATCTCCCCCGCAGCCATCAGATCGAGGATGCCGCCCAATTGCGCGGCGGATACGGGGCTGGCATCGATGCTCATCCCTTCCTTGTTCAGGCGGCCGAACAACTCGTTGATGACCCAGTTCGCCGCCTGTTTGCCGTCCCGGCCCGCAGCCACATCCTCGAAGAATGCGGCGGCATCGAGTTCGGCCGTCAGCACGTTGGCGTCGTAATCGGTCAGCCCGAAATCACCCATGAAGCGGGCCTTCTTGGCATCCGGCAGTTCGGGCATGGAGGCCGCGATGTCGTCCACC
This DNA window, taken from Falsirhodobacter algicola, encodes the following:
- the lon gene encoding endopeptidase La; the protein is MNETLAPSYPVLPLRDIVVFPHMIVPLFVGREKSVRALEEVMSEDRQILLSAQMDPSVDDPGDDGIYRTGVLANVLQLLKLPDGTVKVLVEGKTRVRITDFIENDRFFEARAEAMEETAGDAETVDAMLRAVADEFERYAKIKKNIPEEALSAVSESRDPARLADLVAGHLGVDVAQKQALLETLDIGERLEGIYGHMQGEMSVLQVEKRIKSRVKNQMEKTQREYYLNEQMKAIQKELGDGEDGQNEVAELEARIAKTKLSKEAREKADAEIKKLKSMSPMSAEATVVRNYLDWLLGVPWGVKSKVKKDIGKAQAILDADHHGLEKVKERITEYLAVQARATKLKGPILCLVGPPGVGKTSLGKSVAKATGREFIRISLGGVRDESEIRGHRRTYIGSMPGKIIQALKKAKTTNPLILLDEIDKMGQDYRGDPASAMLEVLDPEQNGSFVDHYLEVEYDLSNVMFLTTANSYNMPGPLLDRMEIIPLAGYTEDEKREIAKSHLLDKQVQNHGLKKGEFSVSDDALTEVIRSYTREAGVRNLEREIAKLARKAVTEIVKGKATAIEVTAANVGDFLGVKRYKFGLAEKEDQVGVVTGLAYTSVGGELLQIEALRLPGKGRMKTTGKLGDVMKESIDAASSYVRSIAPELGVKPPRFEAMDIHVHVPEGATPKDGPSAGLAMVTSIVSVLTGIPVRKDIAMTGEVTLRGNALPIGGLKEKLLAALRGGIKTVLIPEENEKDLAEIPANVTQGLRIIPVSHVREVLREALVRMPEPVEWDEAAEEAAAARRLAEQQPHQPTAH
- a CDS encoding alkene reductase — its product is MPANLFDPITVGDLQLKNRIAMAPLTRNRANPDGDVPSDLAEEYYRQRAGAGLIITEGSQISPEGKGYAWTPGIYSEAQVTGWKRVTDAVHAAGGKIAIQLWHVGRISHEVLLDGKPPVAPSAIGANGKTFDGTNMIETSVPRALETDEIARIVEDWRTAAANAKAAGFDAVEIHAANGYLIDQFLRDTTNHRDDAYGGSIENRVRLLDEIIGAVVSVMGAGRTGIRISPWSNANNVGIDSDTAALFAKVIDVINAHGLAFLEVVEGQTGGPRDWPEGGIEALRSAYKGVYIANNGYHDRADAIAAEGDMVSFGRPYISTPDLAERLAQDAPLNPLPKDKLYGGGAEGYTDYPTLAQLD
- the tgt gene encoding tRNA guanosine(34) transglycosylase Tgt produces the protein MTVSFRRLATDGKARTGVISTPRGEIRTPAFMPVGTAATVKAMLPENVRATGADILLGNTYHLMLRPTAERIARLGGLHRFMNWERPILTDSGGFQVMSLTALRKLTEEGVRFKSHIDGSSHHLTPERSMEIQRLLGSDIVMAFDECTPFPADEKTARKSMELSMRWAQRSRDAFGDRPGHALFGIQQGSVFPDQRAESAEKLRAIDFDGYAVGGLAVGEGQKMMFDVLDYAPNMLPEEKPRYLMGVGKPDDIVGAVERGIDMMDCVLPSRSGRTGQAFTRRGVVNLRNARHADDPRPLDEECGCPACRSYSRGYLHHVIRAQEIIGSMLLTWHNLHYYQELMQGLRDAIAAEALAAFVRDFHATRAEGDIDIL
- a CDS encoding dicarboxylate/amino acid:cation symporter; the protein is MHFEPTAGELPKPRPFYTHLYFQVIVAIILGILLGHFYPTFAAQLKPLGDAFIKLVKMIIAPVIFLTVSTGIAGMSDMKKVGRVAGKAMIYFLTFSTLALIIGLVVANLLHPGSGMNIDPATLDTAAVNDYAAKAHETTVTGFLMNIIPTTLVGAFAQGDILQVLFISVLFGISLAIVGEKARPVTEFLTSLTFPIFKLVGILMKAAPIGAFGAMAFTIGRYGLESVINLAFLVLCFYATALLFVIVVLGAVARYNGFSIFKLIKYIKEELLLVLGTSSSEAALPSLLQKMERAGASRSVVGLVVPTGYSFNLDGTNIYMTLAALFIAQATNTDLTLGQEILLLLVAMLSSKGAAGITGAGFITLAATLSVVPTVPLAGMALILGVDRFMSECRALTNFVGNAVATLVVARWEGELDMDKLHAALNGEPEPVATMTPPRNVMPGLQEQPLTSTD